Proteins co-encoded in one Prunus persica cultivar Lovell chromosome G6, Prunus_persica_NCBIv2, whole genome shotgun sequence genomic window:
- the LOC18774504 gene encoding transcription factor PIF3 isoform X2, with amino-acid sequence MPLSEFYRMAGRVDSSQDFEPVNDFVELVWENGQIMMQGQSSRTRKSPTCNNSLPSYTPKNRDKDVGNGNIAKTGKFGSVESVLDEIPLSVPSSEMGLSEDDEMLPWLNYSIDEPLHHEYCDEFLPELSTVTANEISSNSNLASMDKRSSSSQVYRDSNTNSAHEGAYLEQRNAPKVASIDGADVSRPRTGTSQLYPLSSQQSQSLFPSFRSRVSDIVGDNTGNATHPTVCKNSTQVSSAGVFPGIKMQRQDPVMPSNNNSSVVNFSHFSRPAALVKSNLQSIGVVAGSGLSSMEKIGNKGKVSAATSNNPPESTLIDSSSGLSKESNSQCQHITVTSNVELKPTEAKPLEESCAAKQSEAACQEDASKNDTNTNHIPCESANRVLRDGEKTLEPVVASSVCSGNSVERGSDDPTHALKRKSRDTDESECHSDDVEEESVGVKKIAHARGMGSKRSRAAEVHNLSERRRRDRINEKMRALQELIPNCNKVDKASMLDEAIEYLKTLQLQVQIMSMGAGLYMPPMMFPAGMQHMHAPRMAHFSPMGLGMGMGMGLGMGFGMGMPDMNGGSSSFPMLQVPPMQGAHFPNSPMAGHTAFNGMVGSNLQMFGLPGQGVPMPMQRPPLVPSSGGPFMKSSVGLNACGAGGPMENAESTPVSGSKDSVQNMNSQVVQNTNANSSMNQTSSQPALVRNNVQAADVDNNRANRSSSGNDVVLSRTAS; translated from the exons ATGCCTTTGTCCGAGTTTTATCGGATGGCCGGGAGGGTTGATTCAAGTCAAGATTTTGA ACCTGTAAATGACTTTGTTGAGCTAGTATGGGAAAATGGTCAAATTATGATGCAAGGCCAGTCTAGTAGAACCAGAAAGAGTCCAACTTGTAATAATAGCTTACCATCTTACACCCCCAAGAATCGAGATAAAGATGTAGGAAATGGCAACATTGCGAAGACAGGGAAGTTTGGATCGGTGGAGTCTGTATTGGATGAAATTCCGTTGTCGGTGCCATCTTCCGAAATGGGTTTGAGTGAAGATGATGAAATGTTGCCTTGGTTGAATTATTCCATTGATGAACCTTTACATCATGAATACTGTGATGAATTTTTGCCTGAATTATCCACTGTCACTGCAAATGAGATTTCCAGCAATAGCAATCTTGCCTCAATGGATAAAAGGAGTAGTTCTAGTCAGGTATATAGGGACTCCAATACCAACTCTGCACATGAAGGTGCTTATTTGGAGCAAAGGAATGCGCCAAAGGTTGCTTCAATAGATGGTGCTGATGTTAGCAGACCTAGAACTGGTACCAGTCAATTGTACCCATTATCATCACAGCAATCCCAATCATTATTTCCATCTTTCAGATCAAGGGTTTCGGATATTGTTGGTGATAATACGGGTAATGCCACCCATCCTACTGTTTGCAAGAATTCAACTCAGGTTTCATCTGCAGGAGTTTTTCCTGGCATAAAAATGCAGAGGCAAGATCCAGTAATGCctagtaataataattcatCCGTAGTGAACTTTTCCCATTTCTCACGACCAGCTGCTCTTGTGAAATCTAATCTTCAGAGCATTGGTGTGGTAGCTGGCTCAGGTTTATCAAGCATGGAAAAGATTGGAAATAAGGGCAAGGTTTCAGCTGCAACTAGTAACAATCCTCCTGAGTCAACTCTAATCGATTCAAGCAGCGGTTTATCAAAGGAGTCAAATTCACAATGCCAACATATTACAGTGACATCCAATGTTGAATTGAAACCAACAGAAGCTAAGCCTCTTGAGGAATCATGTGCTGCTAAACAGTCTGAGGCGGCATGCCAAGAGGATGCCTCTAAGAATGACACAAACACCAATCATATTCCTTGTGAAAGTGCAAATAGGGTACTTCGGGATGGTGAAAAAACTTTGGAGCCTGTCGTTGCTTCTTCTGTTTGCTCAGGCAATAGTGTGGAGAGAGGTTCAGATGACCCAACACATGCTTTGAAGAGAAAATCTCGTGATACTGACGAGTCTGAATGCCATAGTGAC GATGTGGAGGAAGAATCTGTGGGTGTGAAAAAAATAGCTCATGCTCGGGGCATGGGTTCCAAGAGAAGCAGAGCAGCAGAAGTGCATAATTTATCAGAAAGG AGGCGAAGGGATAGAATCAATGAGAAGATGCGTGCTCTACAAGAACTCATACCCAATTGCAATAAG GTGGACAAAGCTTCAATGCTCGACGAGGCTATTGAATATTTGAAGACACTTCAGCTCCAAGTACAG ATTATGTCAATGGGAGCTGGTTTGTATATGCCACCAATGATGTTTCCAGCAGGAATGCAACACATGCATGCACCCCGTATGGCTCATTTCTCGCCCATGGGTCTTGGAATGGGAATGGGGATGGGATTAGGCATGGGTTTTGGGATGGGTATGCCCGACATGAATGGTGGATCTTCTAGTTTCCCTATGCTTCAGGTGCCCCCCATGCAAGGAGCACATTTCCCTAATTCACCTATGGCAGGGCATACTGCCTTCAATGGGATGGTAGGATCTAACCTTCAGATGTTTGGGCTTCCTGGTCAAGGAGTTCCCATGCCGATGCAACGTCCACCCTTAGTTCCTTCATCAGGAGGTCCCTTTATGAAGTCATCTGTAGGACTAAATGCATGTGGTGCAGGAGGCCCTATGGAAAATGCGGAATCAACTccagtttctggttcaaagGATTCAGTTCAGAACATGAACTCTCAAGTCGTGCAAAACACCAATGCCAATAGCTCTATGAATCAGACATCTAGTCAG CCTGCTTTGGTGCGAAATAATGTTCAAGCGGCGGATGTCGATAACAACAGAGCTAACAGATCTTCTAGCGGAAATGACGTTGTGCTGAGCAGAACAGCTA GTTAA
- the LOC18774504 gene encoding transcription factor PIF3 isoform X1: MPLSEFYRMAGRVDSSQDFEPVNDFVELVWENGQIMMQGQSSRTRKSPTCNNSLPSYTPKNRDKDVGNGNIAKTGKFGSVESVLDEIPLSVPSSEMGLSEDDEMLPWLNYSIDEPLHHEYCDEFLPELSTVTANEISSNSNLASMDKRSSSSQVYRDSNTNSAHEGAYLEQRNAPKVASIDGADVSRPRTGTSQLYPLSSQQSQSLFPSFRSRVSDIVGDNTGNATHPTVCKNSTQVSSAGVFPGIKMQRQDPVMPSNNNSSVVNFSHFSRPAALVKSNLQSIGVVAGSGLSSMEKIGNKGKVSAATSNNPPESTLIDSSSGLSKESNSQCQHITVTSNVELKPTEAKPLEESCAAKQSEAACQEDASKNDTNTNHIPCESANRVLRDGEKTLEPVVASSVCSGNSVERGSDDPTHALKRKSRDTDESECHSDDVEEESVGVKKIAHARGMGSKRSRAAEVHNLSERRRRDRINEKMRALQELIPNCNKVDKASMLDEAIEYLKTLQLQVQIMSMGAGLYMPPMMFPAGMQHMHAPRMAHFSPMGLGMGMGMGLGMGFGMGMPDMNGGSSSFPMLQVPPMQGAHFPNSPMAGHTAFNGMVGSNLQMFGLPGQGVPMPMQRPPLVPSSGGPFMKSSVGLNACGAGGPMENAESTPVSGSKDSVQNMNSQVVQNTNANSSMNQTSSQCQATNEGFGQPALVRNNVQAADVDNNRANRSSSGNDVVLSRTAS, encoded by the exons ATGCCTTTGTCCGAGTTTTATCGGATGGCCGGGAGGGTTGATTCAAGTCAAGATTTTGA ACCTGTAAATGACTTTGTTGAGCTAGTATGGGAAAATGGTCAAATTATGATGCAAGGCCAGTCTAGTAGAACCAGAAAGAGTCCAACTTGTAATAATAGCTTACCATCTTACACCCCCAAGAATCGAGATAAAGATGTAGGAAATGGCAACATTGCGAAGACAGGGAAGTTTGGATCGGTGGAGTCTGTATTGGATGAAATTCCGTTGTCGGTGCCATCTTCCGAAATGGGTTTGAGTGAAGATGATGAAATGTTGCCTTGGTTGAATTATTCCATTGATGAACCTTTACATCATGAATACTGTGATGAATTTTTGCCTGAATTATCCACTGTCACTGCAAATGAGATTTCCAGCAATAGCAATCTTGCCTCAATGGATAAAAGGAGTAGTTCTAGTCAGGTATATAGGGACTCCAATACCAACTCTGCACATGAAGGTGCTTATTTGGAGCAAAGGAATGCGCCAAAGGTTGCTTCAATAGATGGTGCTGATGTTAGCAGACCTAGAACTGGTACCAGTCAATTGTACCCATTATCATCACAGCAATCCCAATCATTATTTCCATCTTTCAGATCAAGGGTTTCGGATATTGTTGGTGATAATACGGGTAATGCCACCCATCCTACTGTTTGCAAGAATTCAACTCAGGTTTCATCTGCAGGAGTTTTTCCTGGCATAAAAATGCAGAGGCAAGATCCAGTAATGCctagtaataataattcatCCGTAGTGAACTTTTCCCATTTCTCACGACCAGCTGCTCTTGTGAAATCTAATCTTCAGAGCATTGGTGTGGTAGCTGGCTCAGGTTTATCAAGCATGGAAAAGATTGGAAATAAGGGCAAGGTTTCAGCTGCAACTAGTAACAATCCTCCTGAGTCAACTCTAATCGATTCAAGCAGCGGTTTATCAAAGGAGTCAAATTCACAATGCCAACATATTACAGTGACATCCAATGTTGAATTGAAACCAACAGAAGCTAAGCCTCTTGAGGAATCATGTGCTGCTAAACAGTCTGAGGCGGCATGCCAAGAGGATGCCTCTAAGAATGACACAAACACCAATCATATTCCTTGTGAAAGTGCAAATAGGGTACTTCGGGATGGTGAAAAAACTTTGGAGCCTGTCGTTGCTTCTTCTGTTTGCTCAGGCAATAGTGTGGAGAGAGGTTCAGATGACCCAACACATGCTTTGAAGAGAAAATCTCGTGATACTGACGAGTCTGAATGCCATAGTGAC GATGTGGAGGAAGAATCTGTGGGTGTGAAAAAAATAGCTCATGCTCGGGGCATGGGTTCCAAGAGAAGCAGAGCAGCAGAAGTGCATAATTTATCAGAAAGG AGGCGAAGGGATAGAATCAATGAGAAGATGCGTGCTCTACAAGAACTCATACCCAATTGCAATAAG GTGGACAAAGCTTCAATGCTCGACGAGGCTATTGAATATTTGAAGACACTTCAGCTCCAAGTACAG ATTATGTCAATGGGAGCTGGTTTGTATATGCCACCAATGATGTTTCCAGCAGGAATGCAACACATGCATGCACCCCGTATGGCTCATTTCTCGCCCATGGGTCTTGGAATGGGAATGGGGATGGGATTAGGCATGGGTTTTGGGATGGGTATGCCCGACATGAATGGTGGATCTTCTAGTTTCCCTATGCTTCAGGTGCCCCCCATGCAAGGAGCACATTTCCCTAATTCACCTATGGCAGGGCATACTGCCTTCAATGGGATGGTAGGATCTAACCTTCAGATGTTTGGGCTTCCTGGTCAAGGAGTTCCCATGCCGATGCAACGTCCACCCTTAGTTCCTTCATCAGGAGGTCCCTTTATGAAGTCATCTGTAGGACTAAATGCATGTGGTGCAGGAGGCCCTATGGAAAATGCGGAATCAACTccagtttctggttcaaagGATTCAGTTCAGAACATGAACTCTCAAGTCGTGCAAAACACCAATGCCAATAGCTCTATGAATCAGACATCTAGTCAG TGCCAAGCAACTAATGAGGGCTTTGGACAGCCTGCTTTGGTGCGAAATAATGTTCAAGCGGCGGATGTCGATAACAACAGAGCTAACAGATCTTCTAGCGGAAATGACGTTGTGCTGAGCAGAACAGCTA GTTAA